A stretch of Candidatus Sulfotelmatobacter sp. DNA encodes these proteins:
- a CDS encoding nitrilase-related carbon-nitrogen hydrolase produces MSDIVRIGLIQAHHDTDGDQPVEVHKRASIDKHVRMIREAAGRGAQIVCLQELFYGPYFCTEQNPKWYDATEHVPDGPTTRLMQDLARELNIALVVPLYERTISGVYYNTAVVIDADGTVLGIYRKHHIPQVAAGPSPCGFWEKYYFRPGNSGYPTFQTKYARIGVYICYDRHFPEGARLLGLNGAEIVFNPSATVAGLSEYLWKLEQPAHAVANGYYVGAINRVGWETPWNMGEFYGQSYLVDPRGQFVAVGSRDKDEVVIGDMDRRMIDEVRNTWQFYRDRRPETYDGLVEA; encoded by the coding sequence GTGAGCGACATCGTTCGAATCGGGTTGATCCAGGCGCACCACGACACCGACGGCGATCAGCCGGTCGAGGTCCACAAACGGGCTTCGATCGACAAGCACGTCCGCATGATCCGCGAGGCCGCCGGGCGCGGCGCGCAGATCGTCTGCCTGCAAGAGCTGTTCTACGGGCCGTACTTCTGCACCGAGCAGAACCCCAAGTGGTACGACGCGACCGAGCACGTCCCCGACGGGCCGACGACGCGGCTGATGCAGGACCTCGCGCGCGAGCTGAACATCGCGCTGGTCGTGCCGCTCTACGAGCGCACGATCAGCGGCGTCTACTACAACACCGCGGTCGTCATCGACGCCGACGGGACGGTGCTCGGCATCTACCGCAAGCATCACATCCCGCAGGTCGCCGCGGGCCCCTCGCCGTGCGGCTTCTGGGAGAAGTACTACTTCCGCCCCGGCAACAGCGGCTACCCGACCTTCCAGACGAAGTACGCGCGGATCGGCGTCTACATCTGCTACGACCGTCACTTCCCCGAAGGCGCGCGCCTGCTCGGGCTCAACGGCGCCGAGATCGTTTTCAACCCGTCGGCGACGGTGGCCGGGCTCTCCGAGTATCTCTGGAAGCTCGAGCAACCCGCGCACGCGGTCGCCAACGGCTACTACGTCGGCGCCATCAACCGCGTCGGCTGGGAGACGCCCTGGAACATGGGCGAGTTCTACGGCCAGTCGTACCTGGTCGATCCGCGCGGCCAGTTCGTCGCGGTCGGGAGCCGCGACAAGGACGAGGTCGTCATCGGCGACATGGATCGCCGCATGATCGACGAGGTCCGCAACACCTGGCAGTTCTATCGCGACCGCCGTCCGGAGACGTACGACGGGTTGGTGGAAGCCTGA